In Nicotiana tabacum cultivar K326 chromosome 17, ASM71507v2, whole genome shotgun sequence, one DNA window encodes the following:
- the F3H gene encoding flavanone 3-hydroxylase translates to MAPSTLTALAEEKTLQTSFIRDEDERPKVAYNQFSDEIPIISLKGIDDESGINGKRGEICEKIVKACEDWGIFQVVDHGVDAQLISQMTTLAKQFFALPPEEKLRFDMSGGKKGGFIVSSHLQGEVVQDWREIVTYFSYPIRARDYSRWPDKPDGWIGVTQKYSEKLMELACKLLEVLSEAMGLEKEALTKACVDMDQKVVVNFYPKCPQPDLTLGLKRHTDPGTITLLLQDQVGGLQATKDNGKTWITVQPVEGAFVVNLGDHGHFLSNGRFKNADHQAVVNSNSSRLSIATFQNPAPEAIVYPLKIREGEKAVMDEPITFAEMYRRKMSKDLELARLKKLAKEHQIQAEKAAEKAKLKTKPIEEILA, encoded by the exons ATGGCACCTTCGACATTGACAGCTCTAGCAGAGGAAAAGACACTTCAAACAAGTTTCATAAGGGATGAAGATGAGCGTCCAAAAGTGGCTTATAATCAATTCAGTGACGAGATTCCGATCATATCGTTGAAGGGTATTGATGATGAGAGTGGAATTAATGGAAAAAGAGGTGAAATATGTGAAAAGATTGTTAAGGCATGTGAAGATTGGGGCATTTTCCAGGTAGTTGATCATGGTGTTGATGCCCAACTTATCTCACAAATGACAACCCTTGCTAAACAATTCTTCGCTTTGCCTCCTGAGGAAAAACTACGCTTTGATATGTCTGGTGGCAAGAAAGGTGGCTTCATTGTCTCTAGCCATCTACAG GGTGAAGTGGTCCAAGATTGGCGTGAAATAGTGACCTATTTCTCATATCCAATTCGGGCTAGAGACTACTCTAGATGGCCAGACAAACCAGATGGATGGATAGGTGTGACTCAGAAGTACAGTGAAAAGTTAATGGAGTTGGCTTGCAAATTATTGGAAGTACTATCAGAGGCAATGGGCTTAGAGAAGGAGGCCTTAACCAAGGCATGTGTGGATATGGACCAAAAAGTGGTTGTCAATTTTTACCCAAAGTGTCCACAGCCCGACCTTACCCTTGGACTGAAACGACACACTGATCCAGGAACCATTACCCTCTTGTTACAAGACCAAGTTGGTGGGCTTCAAGCCACTAAAGATAATGGCAAAACTTGGATTACTGTTCAGCCCGTTGAAGGCGCTTTTGTTGTCAATCTTGGTGACCATGGTCAC TTTTTGAGCAATGGAAGGTTTAAGAATGCTGATCATCAAGCAGTGGTGAACTCGAATAGTAGCAGATTATCGATAGCTACGTTTCAGAATCCAGCACCAGAAGCTATAGTGTACCCATTGAAAATTAGGGAAGGAGAGAAGGCAGTAATGGACGAGCCCATAACATTTGCAGAGATGTACAGGAGGAAAATGAGCAAGGACCTTGAGCTTGCTAGGCTCAAGAAACTGGCCAAGGAACACCAAATACAAGCTGAAAAAGCTGCTGAGAAGGCCAAGTTGAAAACCAAGCCCATTGAAGAAATTCTTGCTTAA